One stretch of Segatella copri DNA includes these proteins:
- the uvrC gene encoding excinuclease ABC subunit UvrC — MTKQENEERLARLKNIVLSMPEKPGSYQYYDENHTIIYVGKAKNLKRRVSSYFHKEVDRYKTKVLVSKIHDISYTVVNTEEDALLLENSLIKKYNPRYNVLLKDGKTYPSICVTNEYFPRIFKTRHINKKVGTFFGPYPHIGSMYAVLEVIKKLYKPRTCRMPITREGVAEGRYKPCLEYHIHNCGAPCINKQSYEEYQENMRQAREILKGNTREVSKYLYDLMMKNAELLRFEIAEEYKKKYQLLDDFEAKSEVVSHTITDVDVFTIVNDDANKNAFINYIHVKNGTINQSFTYEYKRKLEESDEELLITAIPEIRERFHSTSKEIIVPFEMEWKLKDATFFVPQRGDKKHLLELSEMNCKQYKFDRLKQAEKLNPEQKQTRLMKELQAKLKLQKLPYQIECFDNSNISGTDAVAGCIVYKGMKPSRKDYRKYNIKTVEGPDDYASMQEVVRRRYSRMIEEETALPDLIITDGGKGQMDVVREVIVDELHLDIPIAGLAKDDRHRTNELLFGFPPQTIALPPESELFKVLTQIQDEVHRYAITFHRDKRSKHALHSELDDIKGIGPKAKEALLSKFKSVKKMKEASLEQLSEVLGPHKAEILSKYFEEKGENMK; from the coding sequence ATGACGAAACAAGAGAATGAGGAGCGCTTGGCTAGGCTTAAAAACATTGTTTTAAGTATGCCGGAGAAGCCAGGAAGCTACCAATATTACGACGAAAATCATACGATTATATATGTGGGAAAGGCGAAAAATCTGAAGAGAAGAGTATCTTCCTACTTCCATAAAGAGGTAGACAGATACAAGACAAAGGTGCTTGTTTCTAAGATTCACGACATATCTTATACGGTCGTAAACACAGAAGAAGACGCACTTTTGCTCGAAAACAGCCTGATCAAAAAGTATAATCCAAGATACAATGTCCTGCTGAAAGACGGCAAGACATACCCCTCTATATGCGTAACAAACGAGTATTTTCCACGCATTTTCAAGACTCGTCATATCAATAAAAAAGTGGGAACCTTCTTCGGTCCTTACCCTCATATCGGCAGCATGTATGCCGTTTTAGAGGTTATCAAAAAGCTTTATAAGCCCCGCACCTGCAGAATGCCTATCACCAGAGAAGGCGTTGCTGAAGGCAGATACAAGCCGTGTCTGGAGTATCATATCCACAACTGCGGAGCACCCTGCATCAACAAGCAGAGCTATGAGGAATATCAGGAAAACATGCGCCAGGCACGTGAAATTCTGAAGGGAAACACGCGGGAAGTAAGCAAATATCTCTACGATTTGATGATGAAAAATGCCGAACTTCTACGTTTTGAAATAGCCGAAGAATATAAGAAAAAGTACCAATTACTGGATGACTTTGAGGCAAAAAGCGAGGTGGTAAGCCATACCATTACAGATGTAGATGTCTTTACTATCGTGAATGATGACGCCAACAAGAACGCCTTCATCAACTATATTCACGTAAAAAACGGCACTATCAACCAGAGCTTTACCTACGAATATAAACGTAAACTGGAGGAGAGCGACGAGGAACTTCTGATTACAGCCATTCCAGAAATCAGAGAGCGTTTCCACTCCACATCGAAGGAGATAATCGTGCCCTTCGAAATGGAATGGAAGCTGAAAGATGCCACCTTCTTCGTACCCCAGAGAGGAGACAAAAAGCACCTTCTGGAACTGTCGGAAATGAACTGCAAGCAGTATAAATTCGACCGTCTGAAGCAGGCAGAAAAGCTCAATCCGGAACAGAAACAGACCAGATTGATGAAGGAATTACAAGCAAAACTAAAGCTTCAAAAGCTGCCTTATCAGATAGAATGTTTCGATAATTCCAACATATCCGGTACTGATGCCGTGGCAGGTTGTATCGTATATAAAGGTATGAAACCATCCAGAAAAGACTATAGGAAATACAACATTAAGACGGTAGAAGGGCCGGATGATTACGCATCCATGCAAGAGGTGGTAAGACGCAGGTACAGTCGAATGATAGAGGAAGAAACTGCACTTCCAGACCTCATTATTACCGATGGCGGAAAGGGGCAGATGGACGTAGTAAGAGAGGTTATTGTTGACGAATTACACCTGGATATTCCTATCGCAGGACTTGCCAAAGACGACCGTCACCGCACCAACGAACTTCTCTTCGGATTCCCTCCTCAAACCATCGCCCTACCACCCGAAAGTGAACTGTTCAAGGTACTGACGCAGATACAGGATGAGGTGCACAGATACGCTATCACCTTCCATCGCGACAAGCGCAGCAAACATGCTCTGCACTCAGAATTAGACGATATCAAAGGCATCGGTCCGAAGGCTAAAGAAGCCCTGCTGAGCAAGTTTAAGAGCGTGAAAAAGATGAAAGAAGCATCCTTGGAACAACTTTCAGAAGTATTAGGCCCTCATAAGGCAGAAATTCTTTCAAAATATTTCGAAGAAAAAGGCGAGAATATGAAATAA
- a CDS encoding adenine phosphoribosyltransferase, giving the protein MNNQLLLDNLRCIPDWPIKGVNFRDVSTLFKNPASLKEISDEMYELYKDKGITKIVGIESRGFVMSSALAIRLGAGVVLCRKPGKLPCKTVQESYAKEYGMDTIEIHEDAINENDIVLLHDDLLATGGTMKAACDLVKKFHPKKVYANFIIELVNENFEGRNSFDPDVEVTTLLQL; this is encoded by the coding sequence ATGAACAATCAGCTATTATTAGACAATCTGCGTTGCATTCCAGATTGGCCAATCAAGGGTGTAAACTTCCGCGACGTTTCAACCCTTTTCAAGAATCCTGCATCTTTAAAAGAGATCAGCGATGAGATGTATGAACTCTACAAAGATAAAGGAATCACCAAGATTGTAGGCATCGAATCACGCGGTTTCGTAATGTCTTCAGCACTCGCAATACGTCTCGGAGCCGGCGTAGTTTTATGCCGCAAACCGGGCAAACTTCCATGCAAAACCGTACAGGAAAGTTATGCTAAGGAATATGGCATGGATACCATCGAAATCCACGAAGATGCCATCAATGAGAACGACATCGTACTCCTCCACGACGACCTCCTTGCCACCGGTGGAACCATGAAAGCAGCATGCGACCTGGTAAAGAAATTCCATCCGAAAAAGGTATATGCCAACTTCATCATCGAACTCGTAAACGAGAATTTCGAAGGCAGAAACTCCTTTGATCCAGACGTTGAAGTAACTACTTTATTACAGTTATAA